In the genome of Botrytis cinerea B05.10 chromosome 5, complete sequence, one region contains:
- the Bcpis1 gene encoding Bcpis1 codes for MSSVKTRRQTAAASTPSTPTPAAREQVIMNGNGNGSAHKSEGAVYVKENIFLFWPNVIGYFRIVLALVSLYYMPLHPRTCTLLYSISCLLDALDGYAARYFEQSTKFGAVLDMVTDRCTTACLLVFLSSAWPRWALLFQGLISLDLASHYIHMYATLVMGGGDTSHKQVDKSRSWILNLYYTNKTVLFLFCALNEVFFIALYLLSFSSPLLSPSLLQVTNNGEAASTLIPGSPSNPSAASLFANPYSAGALELARANKMDSTWPWIIAGISFPIMAGKQIINVVQLVKASRWLAEGDIQMRRAAGLPRQTKEN; via the exons ATGTCTAGTGTTAAAACTAGACGACAAACAGCTGCCGCTTCTACACCATCAACTCCTACTCCCGCAGCTCGTGAACAAGTCATCATGAACGGCAATGGTAATGGCTCGGCCCATAAATCCGAAGGGGCTGTCTATGTTAAGGAAAACATATTCCTCTTCTGGCCCAATGTTATCG GATACTTTCGAATCGTGCTCGCATTAGTATCTCTATACTACATGCCCCTTCATCCACGTACCTGCACTCTTCTCTACAGTATCTCCTGTCTTCTCGATGCTCTCGATGGATATGCTGCCCGCTACTTTGAACAATCTACAAAATTTGGTGCGGTGTTGGATATGGTGACCGATCGCTGTACCACAGCCTGTTTGCTggttttcctttcttccgCCTGGCCTCGATGggctcttctcttccaaggACTCATCTCGTTGGATTTGGCTAGTCATTACATTCACATGTATGCGACCCTTGTTATGGGAGGAGGAGATACCAGTCACAAGCAAGTCGATAAGTCTCGAAGTTGGATTTTGAACTTGTATTACACAAATAAG ACtgtcctcttcctcttctgtgCTCTTAACGAAGTTTTCTTCATCGCCCTCTAcctcctttccttctcctctcccctgCTCTCACCATCTCTCCTCCAAGTTACCAACAATGGCGAAGCAGCAAGCACACTTATCCCTGGAAGCCCCTCCAATCCATCTGCCGCATCCCTTTTTGCCAATCCCTACAGCGCCGGCGCATTGGAGCTTGCGCGCGCCAATAAGATGGATTCCACCTGGCCATGGATTATTGCCGGAATCTCGTTCCCCATCATGGCCGgaaaacaaatcatcaatGTCGTACAATTGGTCAAAGCTAGTCGGTGGTTGGCCGAGGGAGATATTCAAATGAGGAGAGCAGCTGGGCTACCAAGACAGACAAAGGAGAATTGA
- the Bcatp20 gene encoding Bcatp20, with amino-acid sequence MSLHISRTVLRQSMKAPARAARRFESTSTKATEAAKDTAAKASEKASDFQSKASEGLSRVTSSAGPAISGAAKNLGNALGKVGGRTGRLIAFIERQIPPTVYYARVGLELSRLVIQGQKMAPPPASTFQSYFQRIVKGVQSGNPSSAFSSAANSNKATPTGLLEQIRNVSKAQVISGGVIVAEVLGFFTVGEMIGRMKLVGYRGDTGAHH; translated from the exons ATGTCATTACATATCTCCCGCACCGTGCTGCGGCAATCTATGAAGGCTCCTGCAAGGGCAGCACGAAGATTTGAATCTACCTCCACTAAGGCCACCGAAGCAGCCAAAGATACCGCCGCAAAGGCATCAGAGAAAGCATCAGATTTCCAGTCGAAAGCTAGCGAAGGTCTTTCTCGTGTCACTTCGTCCGCAGGACCTGCTATCTCCGGTGCTGCCAAAAACCTTGGAAATGCCTTAGGGAAAGTTGGAGGAAGAACCGGAAGATTGATTGCTTTCATTGAAC GACAAATCCCACCAACCGTCTACTATGCTCGTGTTGGATTAGAGCTCTCCAGATTAGTTATTCAAGGCCAAAAGATGGCACCTCC ACCAGCCTCAACATTTCAATCATACTTCCAAAGGATCGTAAAGGGTGTTCAATCCGGAAACCCAAGCTCTGCTTTCAGTTCAGCAGCAAACTCCAACAAAGCAACACCCACTGGTTTGCTCGAACAGATCCGAAATGTTAGCAAAGCTCAGGTGATCTCGGGCGGTGTTATAGTTGCTGAGGTTTTGGGATTCTTCACGGTTGGTGAGATGATTGGTAGAATGAAGTTGGTAGGGTACAGAGGAGATACTGGAGCTCATCACTGA